GTTATTGTTATAAAACAAAGGCTAAAACAGTTGGCAAACTCTTTGAGAAAAATTGAGAAATATAGAGCGTTTACATTAGATGAATTTATACAAGATGAGGTTGCACAGGATGTAGTTGAATATAATTTGTTTATAGCGATTAATATGATGATTGATATCGCTACTCATATTGTTGTAGATAATAATATGGGGAATCCAGATACTTTAGGTGATGCATTTACAGTATTAAATAAAGAAAATTATTTAGGCGATGGAGAAACAATAATATACAAAAATATGGTTGGTCTTAGAAATATATTAGCCCATGAGTATTTAAAGATAGATAAAGAAATAATTTTTAGTATTTTACAAAATAATTTGGTGGATTTCAAAAAGTTTATAGTATTTATAAATGATACTTTCGTATAAACATAAAAAGCTTGGGACAGTTGACCTGGGGCAGATCACTGTCCCTTTGTTCCTAAATCTTTCTTATTACAGTAATTTTTGTGCCTTCTGGGCTACTTTCAACTTCTGCTTTATCCACTTGAAACCCAATTATGTTTAAACCTGAATCACTATAGCAGTTGCCAGCAAGACCGCTATAGTATTCCTCATAGACTTCCTTAAGGGGTTGATTTAAGATCCTGCGGACCTCTTTTAGGGTTTTTTCGTTCATTCCTTTACCATTATCCTTTACAGTAATTACAAACTTTTCTTCATCCCTGTTTATAGACGCACTTATATCTGATGAATCTGCCTTTAATGAGTTACTTATTAGTTCGCAAACGATGCCTAATATTTTTCTTTCATTAGAGTTCATAAGATTTGCCTCCTTAATCTTCCTTTTTAAACCCCTGTATAAGAGCAACAAAGATTGTCGCCACAATTCCAGCTGCAAAACCATTATTATATAAGTTTAAGCCTCCATGAAGTCCTCCAATATATGATACTACTGATAAATGAGTAAAACCTGCTAGTATGCCAATAATAGGTCCAAATTTTCCTGCCAGAGGTGCTAGACATGTACCAAATAAAGCTGCAAATATTGGACCTGCTCCATTTGCCTCATGATGTGAAAATATGGTTCCTAGATATACACCTATTATTATAGGTGTAATATTTTTGGGGTTTTTACCAAAGGCTCCAAATCCTATTACTGTTAACAATGCCCCCAAGGTTGCTCCATTATAATGTGCCCCAACAAGTTCTATATAGGCTATTCCAACCAAGCCTACTAAACCCATATTTATAAGGGTATTTCCGAATCCTGCAATTGGGATATAATCTGTAATCAGCACTCCTGGATATTTGAAAATCTCTTTGTATCCTTTAAAGGATTGTTTGTTGATCAAAAATCCAACTATTATCATACTTATTACCATTGGAATAATAATCTTTCTTATAATCTCATTAAACTCTGTACCCCATATCAAAACAGTTTCAGTACTAAAACCATATCCCCTAAGAATATTATATATGAGTAATCCAACAAAGCCTGCAGAAAATCCTACATTGTAAAGATTATAACCCTCGTGTGCCTTTAAAAGGTGAGTGGCTAAAGGTGGTATGATTATTCCTGCTAAAATTCCTATTATGATACCTGGCCATATTCCAAACTCAGTTGTAAAGGCATAATAAGTAACAAATGGTGCTAAAGCAGTTCCAAACAAAGCAGGATAAATATAAGTTTTAAACTTTTGTTTTTTTATTTTGCTAAAAATATACACTCCAAAAATTATTGGAAGTACAGACCAAATGTTTTTCCCAAATAATCCAAAGCCTGCCATGATGAATATGCATGCAATGGATGGTCCAGTCATTGGTACTGAATTTATTTTTATTAACAGCATTCCAATAAAAGCTACAAGTGCTCCATTAACCAATGCTGGCCCCACTCCACCAATTACCATATAATCTGTTATTAATATGCCAGTTGACGTTAAAATATTATAAAGTCCATCATACAATTCATTTATAGGTTGTAAAGACAATCCTATAATTAACAGAGAAAACATGTATACAAAAATAATCACTTCAGGTACTCTTTTCTTCATTCAAACTCTCCTATGCTTTCTGTAATATTTTTTAGGTAATTCAATTGTATATTAAGGTTAATCCACTGACAAGACACTAAATTTTATTTTTTAGACTAATATTGTCCTACATTAAGTTCATATAATTTATCAGGTAGAGTATTTGCCGGGAAAGGGTGATTTTATGAAGAGAATTGTTGGTGTAAATTCAAACTCATTTCATGGATATGGTATAGAGGGTGCGATAAAAGGCATTTCAGGTGCTGGCTTTAGGTATATTGAACTAACAGCTACAAAAGGCTGGACAGAGCATGTTTTTCCAAATATGACCTTTAAGGAGCTACATAAGATCAAGAAGGATTTAGAAGTAAATAATCTTATTCCAATTTCCTTAAGTGGACACTGTAATTTAATGGATGAGGAACGTATTGATGATTTTATACTGAATATTAAATTAGCTTACTTTTTTGGGTGTAAATTTATAATTTCATCTATAGGAGAGGCGCATTTAGAGGACAAGACAGAAGTTACAGATGAAGTTGTTGCTGAGCATATAAAGGGGTTAATTCCATATTTAGAGGAGTACGAACTTATTTTATGCCTGGAAAACCATGGAAAGCATGCCACAGGAAAGCATATGAAGAGAATAATTGATCTAATAGACTCAGACAGGGTCTTGATAAATTATGATACGGCTAATGCTATCTTCTATGGAAACGTGAACTTAGAGGAAGATATTGATTCTTGTATAGAAAGAATCGGGCATATGCATTTGAAAGA
The DNA window shown above is from Tissierella sp. Yu-01 and carries:
- a CDS encoding DUF1576 domain-containing protein, with the protein product MKKRVPEVIIFVYMFSLLIIGLSLQPINELYDGLYNILTSTGILITDYMVIGGVGPALVNGALVAFIGMLLIKINSVPMTGPSIACIFIMAGFGLFGKNIWSVLPIIFGVYIFSKIKKQKFKTYIYPALFGTALAPFVTYYAFTTEFGIWPGIIIGILAGIIIPPLATHLLKAHEGYNLYNVGFSAGFVGLLIYNILRGYGFSTETVLIWGTEFNEIIRKIIIPMVISMIIVGFLINKQSFKGYKEIFKYPGVLITDYIPIAGFGNTLINMGLVGLVGIAYIELVGAHYNGATLGALLTVIGFGAFGKNPKNITPIIIGVYLGTIFSHHEANGAGPIFAALFGTCLAPLAGKFGPIIGILAGFTHLSVVSYIGGLHGGLNLYNNGFAAGIVATIFVALIQGFKKED
- a CDS encoding ATP-binding protein — protein: MNSNERKILGIVCELISNSLKADSSDISASINRDEEKFVITVKDNGKGMNEKTLKEVRRILNQPLKEVYEEYYSGLAGNCYSDSGLNIIGFQVDKAEVESSPEGTKITVIRKI
- a CDS encoding sugar phosphate isomerase/epimerase family protein, with translation MKRIVGVNSNSFHGYGIEGAIKGISGAGFRYIELTATKGWTEHVFPNMTFKELHKIKKDLEVNNLIPISLSGHCNLMDEERIDDFILNIKLAYFFGCKFIISSIGEAHLEDKTEVTDEVVAEHIKGLIPYLEEYELILCLENHGKHATGKHMKRIIDLIDSDRVLINYDTANAIFYGNVNLEEDIDSCIERIGHMHLKDKAGAADEWNFPALGKGYIDFRMILDKLHEAKNNCPLSIEIEFTQEGPRDLEEINDAVKDSYNYLKNLG
- a CDS encoding DUF86 domain-containing protein, coding for MVNVIVIKQRLKQLANSLRKIEKYRAFTLDEFIQDEVAQDVVEYNLFIAINMMIDIATHIVVDNNMGNPDTLGDAFTVLNKENYLGDGETIIYKNMVGLRNILAHEYLKIDKEIIFSILQNNLVDFKKFIVFINDTFV